In Uranotaenia lowii strain MFRU-FL chromosome 2, ASM2978415v1, whole genome shotgun sequence, one genomic interval encodes:
- the LOC129744455 gene encoding lysosomal-associated transmembrane protein 4B, translated as MLNIRFKMGPSSTRNKEWTCCFGLHVRTTTIIIGVWHLFLNVLALGILSVIIRTNNYHLLLDDMGDSEENENEPFAPILPTPLSKVDPPYAYRDHFQQTGLHSNDVDMSGLVFLCMIAVTLMLIYGAFKGKPSHLLPFFCLQIFDFAISTLTAAGHLCYIRSMHLWITESQNRLPWREELLKLSPQTLSVLMLIGFILFIFLKAYAIGIVWRCYKYLTFRQHNLLTMLPYIIPDTTDTTNLRQERDNNSLLPDYDEAMAQALKQAPPPSYVVAMAMTNKSDETSHTSANGETTVSNNVEPPPYNSMDNDNQERHDLASDESFGAVVIIEPSTSNASSSVQHNANSQK; from the exons ATGTTAAATATCCGATTCAAAATGGGACCATCATCAACCAGAAATAAGGAATGGACATGTTGCTTCGGGCTTCACGTTCGTACAACAACTATTATCATCGGTGTATGGCATTTG TTTTTAAACGTTTTGGCGCTTGGAATATTATCAGTAATCATTCGTACCAACAACTATCACCTGTTGCTTGATGATATGGGCGACAGTGAAGAAAATGAAAACGAACCTTTTGCTCCAATACTTCCAACGCCGCTGAGTAAAGTAGATCCGCCTTATGCCTATCGTGATCATTTCCAGCAAACAGGCCTCCACAGCA ATGATGTTGACATGAGCGGTTTGGTTTTTCTGTGTATGATTGCAGTTACTTTGATGTTGATTTACGGAGCTTTCAAAGGGAAACCTTCTCATTTGTTGCCATTTTTCTGTCTTCAGATATTTGATTTCGCAATTTCCAC TCTTACTGCAGCAGGACATCTTTGTTACATAAGATCAATGCATCTATGGATTACAGAAAGTCAAAATCGATTGCCCTGGCGCGAAGAACTTCTTAAATTGAGTCCACAAACTTTATCAGTACTTATGCTTATTGGTTTCATATTGTTCATATTCCTCAAAGCATATGCAATTGGAATTGTTTGGCGCTGTTACAAATACCTTACGTTCAGGCAGCACAATTTACTGACGATGCTCCCCTACATTATACCGGATACGACTGATACAACCAACTTGCGCCAG GAACGCGATAATAATTCACTTCTCCCTGACTATGATGAAGCCATGGCTCAAGCTTTGAAACAAGCACCTCCACCATCATACGTTGTAGCGATGGCTATGACAAATAAATCCGATGAAACCTCGCACACCTCTGCCAACGGGGAAACCACTGTTTCAAATAACGTCGAACCGCCGCCATACAATTCTATGGATAATGACAATCAGGAAAGACATGACTTGGCATCCGATGAAAGTTTTGGTGCAGTAGTAATAATTGAACCTTCAACCAGCAACGCTAGCAGTAGCGTCCAGCATAATGCAAATAGTCAAAAGTAG
- the LOC129742493 gene encoding uncharacterized protein LOC129742493 — protein MAKEASTTKLDKNRKTGTIPKKLQDVMTTSCIGAACSFPGSTAGMLQCNKCAFWYHVRCVGASDDAIKRPWTCKKCVHEAFKIPRNLSLRNVSSSRCQVCGGPETEEMVQCDSCDLWHHFQCVGVTEAVSDVSWICANCENGNITKRIVSTTNEAFVPRSNHQLESHISLLSIDNKTSVVDSTLLTVSPTNVIPSSVLASSVIPTTTLALTYTFASYVNSNAIDVLSNKTNAYQVNSSLPSVVLSGVRDPTVPITNPQSTIIGSNDAVPPFLLHSTAATNNLRLMPSTDRRSHQMIGFVDQPRRQNVSTVPQPPKRNMRLELQKLEEEQRLNEEEYTRKKQLLQRRYELIQAIATEAESAEIEPNIRTEGWQCHSEPSAERIRRQPEFKLPEQKTSHDNKLYQLKSSENHCLADQPEQIYQHIRSQQPSLIHQRRVSDIHSDLTGADGQIRQVDVRPPLYAAHDQFTPRHRSTPQHHAYRSTTRNVYRDIGTGNDLTNSHLTVARQAAAQELPIFSGVPEEWPLFVSTYSTTTTMCGFTAEENLIRLQKCLRGKAYEAVKCMLMHPSNVGSIMSTLRMLFGSPEIIVHNLITKIQSAPPPRADRLETMIDFALSVKNLCATIEACELIEYTYDATLLRVLVGKLPIDYRVEWAKYRRFIEEAKLTTFCDWLYDFAETISSIASLDDVELKHSKEMKRGPAYLNLHSEIEDDYSDKYEIENSPQLKEKPKRHIHATVDKKICKVCNENCISLERCKGFRELTYKGRWAVINEHGFCKRCLGRHARACKSQRLCGENGCSYKHHPLLHKFQNNGSNASQNVTVTSGDCNIHHKLPNHVLFRVIPVFLHGPAKTVKTYAFLDDGSSLTLIESELAAELGVTGKAEPLCLRWTGNKTRNEPDSQNLTLDISGTQVGHKRYRLPEVLTVSNLELFRQSLDMQDFAEKYSHLRGVPAESYHDIQPRILIGSNNANLGYVLKGREGEMHEPVATKTRLGWTVYGECDLRNRQFCGFHDVHMCQCNGTKDETLHQAMRDYFSIDGLGITKSTALVESNDDRRARKILESFSRRDDGRFEGRLLWKYDKFRVPDSKPQATRRYECLEARMRKDPSLAATLHEKMQDYVAKGYIRKLSDDEIGEDFRKVWYLPIFPVVNPNKPNKVRIVWDAAAKSHGIALNSLLLKGPDQNTPLTDVLIRFREHRIAVCGDIREMFHQVMISEEDQHYQRFLWKENSSDPKPSTYVMQVLTFGACCSPSIAQYAKNVNAREHAGQYPQAAAAITDNHYVDDMLLSVESEAEAIRVAEEVRFIHGRAGFEMRNWISNSPAVLAALSQPDCLEKSLNLDSELSTEKVLGMWWCTATDSFTYRLSRRHDAELLSGKRIPTKREVLRTLMSVFDPLGFLANLMIHLKIILQQIWRISIGWDEQIPKNIFDRWLEWIAVLPKVEGIRIPRCFRLEVSIESDTIVQLHTFVDASELGYAAVLYLRFKQQERIECVIVAAKSRVAPLKFVSIPRMELEAALIGARLADSICKALSLKINQRVFWSDSRDVLCWIRSDHRRYSHYVAHRVSEILELTQISEWRWIPTDENVADEGTKWQRSPELANDSRWLNGPEFLKEDELTWPTEQISREITNEELKAAIYYHEQVHQAPANLFDTTRFSSWNHLRRTAAWVRRFIVNKVLQFKNLPLVLGPLSGLEIYRGEMILFRQAQYEKFAAEILTLSNDRNAHKLLPRSSSIYELWPFLDEDKVLREKTRIGSCEIASMDAKNPIILPKSSHISKLIVKHYHEQFYHRNHRTVLNELRQRFRIVPRFASVLRKVRAECQVCKNLRSVPQPPPMSDLPAARLAAFSRPFSFIGIDYFGPINVTVKRSSEKRWGVLITCLTVRAVHIEIAHSLSAQSCIMSLRNFMGRRGIPVEIFSDRGTNMVGASKELLLALKSMDQDLVIQEITSPNTTWSFIPPSSPHMGGSWERMIQTVKRNLNQIKPRHQLTDEVLKNLLIEIENVINSRPLTQLALDDEVSSVLTPNHFLLGSSNGLKPATPFNDSNQALRNNWQTSQIEANVFWKRWVRDYLPELTKRSKWLTPVESIKVGDVAVIVDPNLPRNCWPLGRVISAVPGKDGEVREAVVQTANGIYERPAVKLAKLDVRRDS, from the coding sequence ATGGCCAAGGAAGCTTCAACTACTAAGCTGGATAAAAACCGAAAAACGGGAACAATTCCGAAGAAGTTACAAGACGTGATGACTACATCGTGCATCGGTGCTGCCTGCAGTTTCCCAGGGTCTACTGCCGGAATGCTTCAGTGCAACAAGTGTGCATTCTGGTATCACGTCAGGTGTGTTGGTGCCTCGGATGATGCCATCAAGCGCCCTTGGACGTGCAAGAAGTGCGTTCACGAAGCCTTCAAGATCCCTCGTAACCTCTCATTGAGAAATGTGTCATCGAGCCGCTGCCAAGTATGTGGTGGTCCCGAAACCGAGGAGATGGTGCAGTGCGATTCTTGCGACCTGTGGCATCACTTCCAATGTGTAGGAGTTACAGAGGCGGTCTCTGACGTTAGTTGGATATGTGCAAACTGCGAAAATGGTAACATTACTAAGAGAATCGTAAGTACTACAAACGAAGCCTTTGTACCACGATCTAACCACCAGTTGGAGTCCCATATATCATTGTTGTCCATTGATAATAAAACCAGCGTAGTTGATTCGACATTACTGACGGTCTCCCCAACAAATGTAATTCCTAGTTCGGTTCTTGCATCATCGGTTATTCCTACTACCACGTTAGCCCTTACGTACACTTTCGCTTCTTATGTAAACTCCAATGCCATCGACGTGTTGTCTAATAAAACGAATGCCTATCAAGTGAATAGCTCGCTTCCGAGCGTTGTGTTGAGTGGAGTGCGTGATCCTACTGTACCAATAACGAATCCTCAAAGTACAATTATTGGATCCAACGATGCTGTTCCACCCTTTCTTCTTCATTCTACCGCTGCTACGAATAATCTTCGTTTGATGCCATCGACCGATCGCCGCAGCCATCAGATGATTGGATTTGTGGATCAACCGAGGAGGCAAAACGTATCAACTGTCCCGCAGCCACCGAAACGAAATATGAGATTGGAGTTGCAGAAATTGGAAGAGGAACAACGACTGAACGAGGAGGAATACACCCGAAAGAAGCAGCTGCTTCAAAGGCGCTATGAATTGATACAGGCAATAGCAACCGAAGCTGAGTCGGCTGAAATCGAACCCAATATCCGAACGGAAGGATGGCAGTGCCATTCGGAACCTAGCGCCGAAAGAATACGACGTCAACCTGAGTTTAAACTACCGGAACAAAAAACATCTCACGATAATAAACTGTATCAACTGAAGTCTTCAGAAAATCATTGCTTAGCTGATCAGCCCGAGCAGATTTATCAACACATCCGATCCCAGCAGCCGTCGCTGATTCACCAGCGAAGAGTCTCTGACATACACTCCGATTTAACGGGAGCGGACGGACAAATAAGGCAGGTTGATGTGCGACCACCTTTGTATGCCGCTCACGATCAATTTACTCCTCGACATCGATCCACGCCGCAGCACCATGCGTATCGCTCTACGACACGTAACGTTTATCGTGATATAGGCACCGGAAATGACCTAACCAACAGTCACCTGACAGTTGCTCGGCAAGCGGCAGCTCAGGAGTTGCCCATATTTAGCGGGGTGCCTGAAGAATGGCCGTTATTCGTTTCTACCTATTCCACTACAACAACAATGTGCGGATTTACTGCAGAAGAAAACCTGATTCGGCTTCAAAAATGCCTGCGAGGTAAGGCCTATGAAGCTGTAAAGTGCATGTTGATGCACCCATCGAATGTTGGATCCATCATGTCAACGTTGAGAATGTTATTTGGCAGCCCTGAGATTATCGTACATAATTTGATCACGAAGATCCAGTCTGCTCCTCCCCCTCGAGCTGATCGCTTGGAAACTATGATCGACTTTGCGTTATCAGTGAAAAACTTGTGTGCTACCATTGAGGCATGTGAACTGATTGAGTATACCTACGACGCTACTTTACTTCGTGTTCTGGTGGGAAAATTGCCTATTGATTATAGAGTTGAATGGGCCAAATATCGTCGATTCATTGAAGAAGCCAAACTTACCACGTTTTGTGACTGGTTATATGATTTTGCGGAAACCATTTCATCAATCGCCTCATTGGATGACGTCGAACTTAAGCACTCGAAGGAAATGAAAAGGGGACCGGCCTACCTGAACCTGCATTCTGAGATCGAGGATGATTATTCAGATAAGTACGAGATCGAAAATTCGCCACAACTGAAGGAAAAACCCAAACGACATATTCATGCAACGGTAGACAAGAAAATTTGTAAAGTTTGCAACGAGAACTGTATTTCGTTGGAAAGGTGCAAAGGCTTTAGGGAACTCACTTACAAAGGTCGTTGGGCTGTAATTAATGAACATGGATTTTGCAAAAGGTGTCTTGGAAGACATGCTAGAGCATGCAAATCACAAAGGCTCTGTGGCGAGAACGGATGCTCGTATAAACATCATCCACTGCTTCACAAATTTCAGAACAACGGTTCCAATGCATCTCAAAATGTAACAGTAACGTCTGGGGACTGCAACATTCACCATAAGCTGccaaatcatgttttatttcgTGTGATTCCTGTTTTTCTTCATGGGCCCGCCAAAACGGTTAAGACCTATGCATTTTTGGATGACGGCTCATCATTAACCTTGATTGAAAGCGAGCTGGCTGCAGAGTTGGGTGTCACTGGAAAGGCTGAACCACTTTGTCTTCGATGGACTGGCAACAAAACCCGCAACGAGCCGGATTCACAGAATCTTACATTGGACATCTCAGGAACGCAGGTCGGCCATAAGAGGTATCGACTTCCCGAAGTACTTACCGTGTCCAATTTGGAACTGTTTCGTCAATCGTTGGATATGCAAGATTTCGCCGAAAAATACAGCCATCTACGAGGAGTTCCTGCAGAATCGTATCATGACATCCAGCCACGTATACTTATTGGGAGTAATAACGCTAACTTGGGATATGTCCTCAAGGGTCGTGAAGGAGAAATGCATGAGCCAGTAGCTACAAAGACCCGTCTGGGGTGGACCGTCTACGGCGAGTGTGATCTACGAAATCGGCAATTCTGTGGTTTTCACGACGTTCATATGTGCCAATGCAATGGCACTAAAGATGAAACACTGCATCAGGCGATGCGTGATTACTTTTCCATCGATGGATTAGGTATAACGAAGTCAACGGCACTGGTAGAGTCCAATGATGATCGGAGAGCTCGGAAAATTTTAGAGTCATTCTCGCGAAGGGATGATGGTCGTTTTGAAGGACGTCTTCTTTGGAAATACGATAAATTTAGAGTTCCGGATAGCAAACCACAGGCCACGCGTCGTTATGAATGTCTGGAAGCAAGGATGAGAAAGGACCCTTCACTAGCAGCGACTCTTCATGAGAAAATGCAGGATTATGTTGCGAAAGGTTACATAAGGAAACTGAGCGACGATGAGATAGGAGAAGATTTTCGGAAAGTGTGGTACCTACCGATATTTCCGGTTGTTAACCCCAACAAACCGAACAAAGTTCGCATCGTATGGGACGCAGCAGCGAAGAGCCATGGAATCGCTCTGAATTCACTTCTCCTGAAAGGTCCGGATCAAAACACGCCGCTTACTGACGTTCTCATCAGGTTTCGAGAACACCGAATCGCGGTTTGCGGTGACATCCGCGAGATGTTTCACCAGGTGATGATCTCTGAAGAAGACCAACATTACCAAAGGTTTTTGTGGAAAGAAAACTCTAGCGACCCAAAACCCAGTACGTATGTCATGCAAGTTTTAACCTTTGGCGCATGCTGTTCTCCGAGTATCGCGCAATACGCCAAGAACGTCAACGCAAGAGAACATGCAGGTCAATATCctcaagcagcagcagcgatAACAGATAATCATTACGTGGACGATATGTTGTTGAGCGTGGAAAGCGAAGCGGAAGCGATTCGAGTGGCGGAAGAGGTTCGATTTATCCATGGACGAGCCGGGTTCGAAATGCGGAACTGGATCTCCAATTCCCCAGCAGTATTGGCAGCTTTAAGTCAGCCGGATTGTctagaaaaaagtcttaattTAGATTCGGAACTGTCTACAGAGAAGGTGTTGGGCATGTGGTGGTGCACTGCCACAGACAGCTTTACCTATCGGTTATCTCGAAGGCACGACGCAGAACTTTTGTCCGGCAAACGCATCCCAACGAAACGAGAAGTACTTCGGACACTTATGTCAGTTTTCGATCCGTTAGGATTTTTAGCTAATCTGATGATTCATCTAAAGATAATCCTGCAGCAAATTTGGAGAATTTCCATAGGGTGGGATGAACAGATCccaaagaatatttttgatcGCTGGTTAGAATGGATCGCTGTTTTGCCGAAAGTTGAAGGCATTCGCATACCGAGATGTTTCCGTTTAGAGGTTTCAATTGAGTCAGATACGATAGTTCAGCTGCATACGTTCGTAGACGCAAGCGAGTTAGGATACGCCGCAGTTTTGTACCTGCGCTTCAAACAGCAAGAAAGGATCGAATGTGTTATAGTTGCCGCAAAATCCCGCGTAGCTCCCCTGAAATTTGTATCTATACCGAGGATGGAGCTTGAAGCTGCCTTAATTGGAGCAAGACTAGCTGATTCAATTTGCAAGgctttaagtttaaaaataaaccaacgCGTCTTTTGGAGTGATTCCAGAGACGTTCTGTGTTGGATCCGATCAGATCACCGGCGTTATTCCCACTATGTAGCACACCGCGTTAGTGAAATCCTCGAACTAACCCAAATTTCAGAGTGGAGATGGATACCAACAGACGAAAATGTTGCCGATGAAGGTACCAAATGGCAAAGATCACCAGAGCTGGCCAATGACAGTCGTTGGCTCAACGGGCCAGAGTTTCTGAAGGAGGACGAGTTAACGTGGCCAACCGAGCAAATTAGTCGTGAAATCACCAATGAAGAACTAAAAGCAGCAATTTACTACCACGAACAAGTGCATCAGGCACCTGCTAATCTATTCGATACGACAAGGTTTAGCAGCTGGAACCATCTAAGACGAACGGCGGCATGGGTTCGAAGATTCATCGTCAACAAGGTACTCCAATTCAAAAACCTACCACTTGTTCTAGGCCCTCTTTCAGGACTAGAAATTTATCGCGgtgaaatgattttgttccgtcAAGCGCAATACGAAAAGTTTGCAGCAGAAATCTTAACACTTTCAAACGATAGAAACGCACACAAACTTCTCCCAAGATCGAGTTCGATCTATGAACTTTGGCCGTTCTTAGACGAAGATAAAGTTTTACGAGAAAAAACGCGCATTGGATCCTGTGAAATTGCCAGCATGGATGCCAAAAATCCCATAATACTTCCTAAATCGAGCCACATATCAAAGCTAATAGTTAAACACTATCACGAACAGTTTTATCATCGAAATCATCGCACCGTGTTGAACGAGCTGAGACAACGTTTCCGTATAGTACCACGCTTCGCAAGTGTTCTCCGGAAGGTACGAGCAGAATGCCAAGTTTGCAAGAACCTACGATCAGTTCCACAGCCTCCTCCTATGAGCGATCTTCCTGCAGCAAGGTTAGCCGCATTTTCCAGaccgttttcgtttattggaatAGATTACTTCGGTCCAATTAATGTTACAGTTAAACGTAGCTCCGAGAAACGTTGGGGCGTTTTAATAACATGCTTAACAGTGCGTGCGGTTCATATTGAGATAGCGCACTCACTCTCTGCACAATCGTGCATTATGTCGTTACGGAATTTTATGGGAAGAAGAGGGATTCCAGTAGAAATTTTCAGTGATCGCGGTACCAACATGGTTGGCGCGAGCAAGGAACTTTTGTTGGCCCTGAAATCAATGGATCAAGACTTAGTCATCCAGGAAATAACAAGTCCTAATACAACGTGGTCATTTATACCACCCTCCTCGCCACACATGGGCGGGTCATGGGAAAGAATGATCCAAACCGTAAAAAGAAACCTGAACCAGATCAAACCGCGCCATCAACTTACAGATGAAGTGTTGAAAAACCTgttgattgaaattgaaaatgtaataaattcGAGACCGCTGACACAGTTGGCATTAGACGACGAGGTTTCTTCGGTTTTGACCCCTAACCATTTCCTGCTCGGATCCTCAAACGGGCTAAAGCCGGCGACTCCCTTTAATGACAGCAATCAAgctttaaggaataattggcaAACTTCACAAATCGAGGCAAACGTTTTCTGGAAACGCTGGGTTCGAGATTACCTTCCCGAGCTCACCAAGAGATCCAAATGGTTGACTCCAGTGGAATCAATTAAAGTTGGTGATGTAGCAGTGATCGTCGACCCCAATCTTCCGCGGAACTGTTGGCCGCTTGGAAGAGTGATTTCGGCTGTTCCAGGCAAAGACGGCGAAGTAAGAGAAGCAGTAGTTCAAACCGCAAACGGCATTTACGAACGCCCAGCCGTGAAACTTGCAAAACTTGATGTTAGACGCGATTCTTAA